The genomic interval TCGCTGGCTGCTCCAACATTATCTTTGGCAAAAGTAGCTGGGAAAGGCAAATAAAAAGCACGTTCTGCAAATAAAAATAATATCAGGTATGATTCAATTACTGTCGGTAGTAGACACTTCGATAGTAGAAACAACTGTTTGTAGTTTTTTAGTCCTGAAATTTCAAGCGGTCAGTTTCAAGTATTGCGATTAAGCCTCTACACGCACCTATTTCTTAAAGACAGCTGAATCTTTTCTCCACAAGCAATCCCTAGGGTTATTAGGGTAATTGACCAGGCTGATCTCTTCTAGTTTCCTTCACCTCTAGACTGCCGAGAATCGAGTTACTAAATTCATTCACCTCAGACGTTAAGCTTGAATGTTTTGCAGATTGCATTCTCGCTTAAACAACCTGAATACTTTTGGTATATGCCTCAAGGGTATATCAAAAGTATGCTTTTTGCGATTTAGTTTATTCACCTCTTACTAACAGATTGATGCAAAGCAATGTTGCATTCACCGAGGTTTACAAATCGTGAAAATTGCTATTATCTCCCAACCCACTGATGGTATTTATCCTACCGCCCGTGGTTCGATCGGAATTTGGACGCGGGAAATATCCACAAGAATTGGAGAATCTCAAGATGTCGTTGTCTTCTCCAAAAAACAAAGCGTCAAGGATAGGAATGTTCAGGTTGGTCGAATTGAGTACGTTAAACAGTGGGTTCACTTTGACCTATTTATCACCAGAATCTTAGGGTTAGTTCGGCGTATTTTAAGAGTTCTGCTGAGGCAGGATATCAATCTTTTTTATCGATATTATTACTATGAATGGTACTATTACCTGTTTTACATTACCTTATCTGCTCTGGGAATTAGACAACGTAAGCCTGAGTGGGTTGTCATTCACAATTTTTCCCAATTTGTACCCATCGTTAAGTTCTTCAATCCAGGGATAAAGATCGCGATCGTCATGCATTGCGATTGGCTCATTGAGCTAAACGAAAGTGTCGTTAGCAAACGGCTTCAGGACATAGATATTATTTTTGGGGTTAGTAACTATATTACTCAGGGTGTTAAAGACAAGCTCCCCCAATTTAAAAGCCGATGCCATACCCTATTAAATGGCTGTAATTCAAATGCCTTTAAACCGGTTGGAAATATCGAGTGAATCGATCCAAAAAATACGCCAAGAGTTGGGACTAGGCGAAGAAAAAATAATCGCATTTATCGGTCGAGTTTCTCCTGAAAAAGGAATCTCAACCTTGATCGAGGCAATGAAATTAGTGCTGGAAAAGAGGCAGGACTGCTGCCTGTTAATTATTGGTCCGGTTTCCAATAACCCAATTAATCCGCTTTGGCTTCAAGACCAACACTCCGAATTCAAAAAATTTGAGCTACAAAAAGAAAACTATCTTCAGGATCTCCACGAACTATCCTCCGGGTTTGAAGACAAAATTCGATTGTTAGGGAGCAAGCCTCATCAAGAGTTACCCGCTTATTACCGTCTGTGCGATATATTTGCCCATCCTTCTTCCTGGAATGAACCCTGCGCCCTGACACTCTTTGATGCGATCGCCTTGTGTCACGGGTGCATGTCACCTTTACGCCCTCACCCTAAATCCCTCTCCCCAAGGAGAGGGACTTTGAATCCTGCTCCCTTCTCCCTGGGGAGAAGGGTTGGGGATGAGGGCAAATCAAGAACTTGCAAAAGTGACCTGCTCCCCTGTGCCACTCCACCCGAATCGCAATCACTATTTTGAATTAACCCAGATCAACTACTTCTGCATTAGTAAGGGGTTCCCATTGTCTACAGGACATCCATAAAGCAGGGGGTTTTCCCCCTAAGGAAAAAACTCACCCCGTTGAGACTTACTGAGCCGAGGAGAGCAGTATCACCTATACTGACGATTTATACGGGCGATCGAGTGCCCGCTCTTTCAAGAAGACTTTTACAACCCAAGACACTTCGCGAACAACTGCGATGGAAATTTTTGGGGGGGTTTCTGCGCGAAGTCTATAGTGACTCTTTAATATGAATTAGGCGATCGCTCTGGTACAAATGCACCCTTGTACGGTTGAATGAAGTAATGGCAACCCCTAACAAGCTTCCTAAACGAGTTTCGACGGCTCTAATCAACGCCCTCAGTGCTGGTGTTGTGCCCCGGGTTGGGCTAGAGCATATTGCGGTCGGGCGAGAACAGGAGATGCAAGCGCTCCTACAAGACCTGGATAACATTGCAGGCGGAGGTTCTGGGTTCCGGTTCGTCATTGGGCGCTATGGCGCGGGCAAAAGTTTTACCCTTCAGCTTATCCGCAACCATGCAATGGAACGGGGGTTTGTGGTTGCGGATGCAGACATTACACCCGAACGGCGGTTGGCAGGTTCCGGCGGCTCCAGCGTTGCCACCTACCGAGAGTTGATGAAAAATCTTTCAACCAAGAGCCGCCCGGATGGGGGAGCTTTGGCAACGATTCTGGAACGCTGGATTGCTGGCATTCAGACCCAGGTTGCCCAAGAAACAGGTAAAAAATCGACGGATGCAGGTTTCGACGACCTGGTAGAAGCAAAAATTCGCGAAGTCACCAAGGATGTTGCGGATTTAGTCAATGGTTTTGAGTTTGCGAACGTCATCATTGCCTACTGGAATGGCTACCGCACGGATGACGATACCAAAAAGGATTTTGCGATGCGCTGGTTGAGGGGTGAATTTGCAACCAAAACAGAGGCAAAAGCAGCGCTGGGTGTGCGGGTAATTATTGACGATGAGAACTGGTATGACTACATCAAACTATTTGCCCGCTTCGTTTCCGATATTGGCTACAAAGGCTTGCTCATGATGTTAGATGAGGTCATTCACCTCTATAAAATCAGCACCACCATTTCTCGCCAGAACAACTACGATAAACTGCTGGCAATGTTTAACGATGCGATGCAGGGAAGGGTAACCTACCTCGGCACCCTGATTGGTGGTACACCCCAATTTCTAGAAGACCCGCGCCGGGGATTGTACAGCGACCCAGCGTGGCAACGTCGCACCTCCCAAAGCCGATTTGCAAGTAAGGCGGGAATTCAGGATGCGATCGGTCCTGTGATTCGGTTAGAACCGTTGACCCGTGAGGAAATTCTGACCCTCCTGGAACGGCTGGTGCAGGTTCATGTAGCCCATTACAACCTGAAGAAACCCCTCACGAAGCAAGAACTTCAGGAGTTTTTGCAAGCCATTATTAATCGGCTGGGCGCAGAAGCCCTACTGACTCCAGGCGAAATTGTGCGGGACTTCATGAGCGTGCTCAATATCCTGCACCAAAATCCCAAGCTGACATTCAATCAACTCATTCAAGGTTCCAACTTTCAGCCAACCCGATCGCAATCTGCTCCCCAGGCAGATGAAGGCAGCGAATACGCCGAGTTTACCGTGTGAGCGGTTGCCCACCAACCCATCACCAGGAAAGGGGATTCAGTACAGAAGGCAGGGGGAAATAGCCCTTCTGGCTCCTGCCTCTGGTCGAACGGTCAGGAAAGGGGTCTGATCCAACCGCGTAGAAAATAATAGATGGAAGCGAGATATTCTTCGATCGCCTCTGTGCTGGCACAAAATGCCTCGGCACTGGGTAAAAAGTCACTGGCTAACAGTTGGCGAGAAATTAAATCATTTCCTTGAAGCAACTTGCCCAACCTTTCGGGCGGAGGCAGGGTATAGAAATCGGTGGGTCGAGAATTAATTGCTGCATCCCCAAACACATCCTTAAACGTTAAAGCCGTTCGATGCATATTCATGGCAGTGGTAACAACCGTCACCTGCCCACCGTAGTTAATCCTCTGGTCATCCAGCAGTTTCTTCACATTTTCAGCACTCCTGCGAACAGTAGTGCCATCGTGTTCTAAGGTAATGCTGCCCTCAGGGACTCTCATCGTTTGGGTTAAAAAAGTCCGAATATCAATTGCTTCAGAGATATTTTCCTTCTTCTCCCCCTCTCTTTGAAGACGATAGGGACGTGTTCCAGCACTGACCAAAATCAAAGGATTGGTCCCTGCCTGAGTCTCCTCCTGGTAAAGCTGGGCGGCATAAATCAGACGATTGCCCTTGTTCGTCAGTTGAATCGGTAGCCTCGCTAAAACATCAAAGGCAGCACTACTAATGGGTCGTACTGCTTTGGCATCAGTTGCCGGAGCATCGCCCTGGCGGGGACGAAGTTGGAGTCGGGTCGTTCCCTGTCCAATCAAAACAATGACCCGCCTCCCGCCTCCCTCCAGCCTTGGCAGTGCCTGGATTTGCTCAATTCCTTCCAGTTCCAGTTCTTGAACCAGATAGTAGGAGAAAAAGGGAATACTCCCCAGCGCCAGGACAAGCAACCCCAGGACAATGAATCGTCTGGCGATTTTACCTGGCTTTCCTGTGAGCAGCACCAGCAACAGGATGATGATTAATCCCAAGGGGGTGAACGGGAAGGAAATAATCCGCCAAATCACTCCTAAAACATCTGTAGTGGGTGGAGGCCCCATAAAAAATGACAACCCCAAAACCGCCAGGATCAGCAGCAAAACCAGCATGCCCAGAAACGGTTTGGGCAGAAGTTTGAGCAACACAAACCAGGCGATCAAACCCACCACCAACCACAGGAGCACCTGGGTCAGCAATAGAAATACATCTGTTAGCAGTAAAACCATGCGTAACCCTCCACCTAGTTAAAGAATAGGGAGTGGGAAGGGGGGAGTGGGCGATCGGGAGGGGTGTGAGGGTGGAGGGGAAGAGAGATTTTCATGTTTGGGGAGGAGGGTCTGTTAACTCAGGGGCAGCTTGACAGACACCATGATGCAGCTAAATAGCGAATTGGCATCAGTGATTCATCCGAGATTCATCTATTCAGCGGAAGTTTCGTCAGCCTGGTCCTTTGTTTGATCCGCTTCAGCCTTTTTTAGAGACTTGGCGAGTATGAATTCTCAGATAAATTTCTCCAAATTCCTAGCAAGATTGATAACGACCCGATAAACTACTTTTCGGGTCACGACCTGAATAATACATATGTCCTAGCACTGTCCTCATCATACATGGACGTTGCTAGTTTTCAAAATTGAGTTGCGATCGCAGTCGTTTGATGTCTGGGTGCAGGGTATTTGCAGAAGGAGACTCCGATGACCATAGAATTGCTCTTCGCTGTGATTGTATTTGGGTTTATCTTCTACTCGATTGTGAATGAGGCTCTGGGAAAGAAATAATCCCCTTTCCCCCTGTTATGTTTGTTCAGTTCTGGAAAAATCGGTCAGGTTGACCTATCCTACAGATAGTTTTGGGAGTCCGTTTGAACAATGGCAGCCGGGTGCGAAAGATGAGACATTGGCAGCTTTGGTGGCATGATTGGGTGCTGGCAGCCCGACAAGATCCCCCCCGGTTAGTTGAAGGAACCATGCTGGGGTTAGCATCAGTCCTATGTGCGACCTGGTTTGTGTCGCAACAATGGCAATTTTTGCTGCTTTGTTTGAACTACATTATTGGAGCGATCGCTTCAATTTTGGTGCGCGAATTCATCACACCTTCCGCCCATACCCAACCCATTCGCCTAACTGCTATTTTTTCCCTGGTTCTGCTGCTGACGTTAACCCATTTCTATTTCACTAAAGTTTTACACTTTTATACGGGCATACCGCTGTTTTAACGCACGGGTAAAAAGGCAGAGGGAGAAGGCAAAAGCAGGAAGCCTGGAATCAGGAGAGGACAGCCATTCTGGATTCTGAATTCTATTTTCTAGCTAGATAACAATGAGTAAAGCGGCACCGTAAATGTCACAGTTGAACCATGCCCTTCGCCCTGGCTGTAGAAACTAATGGTTCCTCCCATCTCCATAATCAGCCTTGCCGAGATAACCAAGCCCAGCCCGGTGCCTCCATACCTGCGGGTGATTTGGGTAAATGCCTGAAACAGTCGCTCCTGCTGGTCGGGCGCGACCCCAATGCCGGTGTCAATGATCTGAATTTGAACCCTGCCAGGTAAAGTCTGGTCATGGATAACGACTTCTTCTTGAATCACATCTACGGCGATCGTGACCCCTCCTTCATCCGTAAATTTAATCGCATTTCCGACCAGATTGAACAAGACCTGCTTTAAGCACTGATAGTCGCAAAACAAGATGACTTCACCCTGTACCGGAGAGGGTTGAATTTTGAAATACAGGTTTTTTTGATGCACCAGGGGATGGGCAAATCCCTTCGCATTATCCAGCAGGGTATCGATCTTGACGGGCTGAGGAACAATATTCAGATGCCCGGTTTCGATTCTGGCAATCTCCAAAATCTCGTTACTGATATCCAGCAGGTGGAGGGCTAAATGGTAAGCCTCCTGGAGGAACTCCTGTTGCTCCTCAGGGTCATCTACCACTCCGTCTAGGAGCAGTCTGAGAGAGCCAATCATCCCATTCAGGGGAGTCCGTAATTCGTGGGATACGTTAGCCAGAAGTTCCCAACTTGGTTCCATTCAGTGCTTGCTCCGTAAGCTGTGGGAGGAGATAGGTGGTAGGTGGTAGGTGGTAGGTCGTAGGTGGTAGGTGGTAGGTTCATAGGACGGATTGGGTCTTATGCGATCGCCTAAACCTGCATGTCCCTATCATGTATTACTCAACAATCCAAAGTTGTTAATATCTGATGGTAGAATCCCTCTCTTAGGATAGATGCGTCAGCGGGTGAATGGGAAGATCCAGGCTATGGATGTAATCAAAATAGGAGTTGGATGCCCTTGTTAATCATTTAGGAGATTGAGTAAAGCGGAACAGTAAACGACACTTCAGAACCTAAGCCTGATTCGTCATGAAAAAAGTTAATCATCCCCTTTGTTGCCTCAACCAACCCTCCAGAGTCAGGTGAGTAAGGATTAGATTCTCCTTGATTTTCAAGCGGAAACCCAAATCTCGTTTCCATGATCTGAAAATAAGCTATTCCAGGGAGTTCCTGATTCTGAAACAAGATCTTGTCTCTGATCACCTCTACCCGAATCGTTACACCCCCTACCGGAGTAAATTTGATTGCATTTCCAACCAGATTGCACATTATCTGTTTCAGGGAACGGTAATAGCCCAATACAACAATTTCGATTGCTGGTGGAGCTTGAATCTCAAAATAAAGATGCTTTTGATTCGCCAGAGGATGGGCAAACTGGCTAACATCATTCAAAAGCTGACTTAGCCGAACGGGTTGCGGACTGGGAAAATTTTTCGTTCTGTTTAAGAAATCTAACGAATCGCTGATAATGCCTAGAAGATGGAGACCTGAATGATAAGCCTCCAGGAGAAACTCTCGTTCTTCTTCCTCTAAGGTGGTTGTCGTTTTATTGAGAACCAGATTTAGACAATCACTGATACAACGGCTCATGCCCGTGAGGGTAGTTTTTAACGCATGAGGAGCACGGGCAAAGGGTTCCTGACCTGGCTCTAGTTGCGAATTCCCTATCTTGTGTCTGGAAAGATCGGGTAAGTCATTCGCAGTATTCAGAAGATGGATGGCGAATCTGTAAGCTTCCTGAAGGAATTCGTGTTGCTCCTCAGAGTTCTCTACCACTTCATCCAAAAGCAACCTGAGATAACCAAGCAGTCCATTTAGGGGAGTTCGTAACAAATGAAGGTTCTCAGCGAAGTGTTCCCAGTCTGACTCCATATCGCAGTTGCTCCGTGGCTAAATCTACAGCGATTCCATTGCGATTAATCTCTAGTGGTAGAGTCCCTTTTCTAAGATAGTTGTGCTCAGGGAAGATTGAGAAGAGATGAGAAAGTGGGTTTTTGGACGAAA from Kovacikia minuta CCNUW1 carries:
- a CDS encoding glycosyltransferase, with the protein product MPLNRLEISSESIQKIRQELGLGEEKIIAFIGRVSPEKGISTLIEAMKLVLEKRQDCCLLIIGPVSNNPINPLWLQDQHSEFKKFELQKENYLQDLHELSSGFEDKIRLLGSKPHQELPAYYRLCDIFAHPSSWNEPCALTLFDAIALCHGCMSPLRPHPKSLSPRRGTLNPAPFSLGRRVGDEGKSRTCKSDLLPCATPPESQSLF
- a CDS encoding ATP-binding protein, whose translation is MATPNKLPKRVSTALINALSAGVVPRVGLEHIAVGREQEMQALLQDLDNIAGGGSGFRFVIGRYGAGKSFTLQLIRNHAMERGFVVADADITPERRLAGSGGSSVATYRELMKNLSTKSRPDGGALATILERWIAGIQTQVAQETGKKSTDAGFDDLVEAKIREVTKDVADLVNGFEFANVIIAYWNGYRTDDDTKKDFAMRWLRGEFATKTEAKAALGVRVIIDDENWYDYIKLFARFVSDIGYKGLLMMLDEVIHLYKISTTISRQNNYDKLLAMFNDAMQGRVTYLGTLIGGTPQFLEDPRRGLYSDPAWQRRTSQSRFASKAGIQDAIGPVIRLEPLTREEILTLLERLVQVHVAHYNLKKPLTKQELQEFLQAIINRLGAEALLTPGEIVRDFMSVLNILHQNPKLTFNQLIQGSNFQPTRSQSAPQADEGSEYAEFTV
- a CDS encoding YdcF family protein, with translation MVLLLTDVFLLLTQVLLWLVVGLIAWFVLLKLLPKPFLGMLVLLLILAVLGLSFFMGPPPTTDVLGVIWRIISFPFTPLGLIIILLLVLLTGKPGKIARRFIVLGLLVLALGSIPFFSYYLVQELELEGIEQIQALPRLEGGGRRVIVLIGQGTTRLQLRPRQGDAPATDAKAVRPISSAAFDVLARLPIQLTNKGNRLIYAAQLYQEETQAGTNPLILVSAGTRPYRLQREGEKKENISEAIDIRTFLTQTMRVPEGSITLEHDGTTVRRSAENVKKLLDDQRINYGGQVTVVTTAMNMHRTALTFKDVFGDAAINSRPTDFYTLPPPERLGKLLQGNDLISRQLLASDFLPSAEAFCASTEAIEEYLASIYYFLRGWIRPLS
- a CDS encoding sensor histidine kinase, with translation MEPSWELLANVSHELRTPLNGMIGSLRLLLDGVVDDPEEQQEFLQEAYHLALHLLDISNEILEIARIETGHLNIVPQPVKIDTLLDNAKGFAHPLVHQKNLYFKIQPSPVQGEVILFCDYQCLKQVLFNLVGNAIKFTDEGGVTIAVDVIQEEVVIHDQTLPGRVQIQIIDTGIGVAPDQQERLFQAFTQITRRYGGTGLGLVISARLIMEMGGTISFYSQGEGHGSTVTFTVPLYSLLSS
- a CDS encoding sensor histidine kinase gives rise to the protein MESDWEHFAENLHLLRTPLNGLLGYLRLLLDEVVENSEEQHEFLQEAYRFAIHLLNTANDLPDLSRHKIGNSQLEPGQEPFARAPHALKTTLTGMSRCISDCLNLVLNKTTTTLEEEEREFLLEAYHSGLHLLGIISDSLDFLNRTKNFPSPQPVRLSQLLNDVSQFAHPLANQKHLYFEIQAPPAIEIVVLGYYRSLKQIMCNLVGNAIKFTPVGGVTIRVEVIRDKILFQNQELPGIAYFQIMETRFGFPLENQGESNPYSPDSGGLVEATKGMINFFHDESGLGSEVSFTVPLYSIS